One genomic segment of Bacteroidota bacterium includes these proteins:
- the ligA gene encoding NAD-dependent DNA ligase LigA, translating to MKKEEAQKRIEYLSKIIEEYNYHYYVLSESLISDYEFDRLLEELLQLEKDYPELALPESPAQRVGGTVSKSFATVKHKYPMLSLGNTYSEDELREFDNRIRKSIGDQFEYVCELKYDGVAIGITYVNGVLTQAVTRGDGVEGDDVTNNVRTIRSIPLKLHKGDYPETFEIRGEVLMHRSTFDKINAEKIEIGEAPAANPRNFASGTLKLQDSAEVARRKLDCFLYGLYGDNLTIHSHYDSLRKAKEWGFKVSDSYAKCKSLDEVLAYINEWEQAREQLSFDIDGVVIKINDYRLQDELGYTAKSPRWAIAYKYKAQSAITQLQKVTYQVGRTGAITPVANLQPVLLAGTMVKRASLHNADIIEKLDLHEHDYVHVEKGGEIIPKVTAVALSKRNPQAAPVHYITHCPECGTELERIENEANHYCPNDNGCKPQIKGRIEHFASRKAMNIDGLGSETVELLVEKNLVSTIADIYDLKKEDLLALDRFAEKSAQNLIEAIAQSRQIPFEKVLFAIGIRYVGDTVAKKIALYFKNMKTLSSATFEELIAAPEVGEKIAQSILQHFLNEKNKTIIHRLEEAGLNFAIDEQVHANRSETLKGMTIVATGTLTNYKRDEIKEAIERNGGKASGSVSSKTTFVLAGSDPGQNKIDKANELGIKIIDESEFEKMLGK from the coding sequence ATGAAAAAAGAAGAAGCACAAAAACGGATTGAATATCTAAGTAAAATAATTGAAGAGTATAATTATCATTATTATGTTTTGTCAGAGTCATTAATAAGCGATTATGAATTCGATCGCTTGCTCGAGGAGTTACTGCAACTAGAAAAAGATTACCCTGAACTTGCTTTGCCCGAGTCGCCTGCGCAGCGCGTAGGCGGCACTGTAAGCAAATCGTTTGCTACTGTAAAGCATAAATATCCAATGCTCTCGTTGGGTAACACTTATTCGGAAGATGAATTGCGTGAGTTTGACAACCGTATTCGCAAATCAATAGGCGACCAATTTGAATATGTGTGCGAATTGAAATATGATGGTGTAGCCATAGGAATTACTTATGTAAATGGGGTGCTTACCCAGGCTGTTACACGAGGCGATGGCGTGGAGGGCGATGATGTTACCAATAACGTCAGGACTATACGCAGCATACCATTAAAGTTGCACAAAGGCGATTATCCCGAAACTTTTGAAATACGTGGAGAGGTATTAATGCATCGTTCTACCTTTGATAAAATAAATGCAGAGAAAATCGAAATAGGTGAAGCACCGGCAGCTAATCCACGCAATTTTGCCAGTGGCACACTTAAGTTACAAGATAGTGCCGAGGTGGCTCGAAGAAAATTAGATTGCTTCCTGTATGGGCTGTATGGTGATAACTTAACTATACACTCGCATTACGATAGTTTGCGCAAAGCAAAAGAATGGGGTTTTAAAGTTTCTGACTCTTATGCAAAATGCAAATCGCTTGACGAAGTTCTTGCGTATATAAACGAATGGGAACAGGCGCGCGAACAATTGAGTTTTGATATTGATGGTGTAGTGATAAAAATAAATGACTACCGATTGCAAGATGAATTGGGCTATACTGCAAAATCGCCACGTTGGGCCATTGCTTATAAGTACAAAGCACAAAGTGCCATCACACAATTACAAAAAGTAACCTATCAGGTTGGCCGGACCGGTGCTATTACTCCGGTTGCAAACTTGCAACCTGTATTACTTGCAGGCACCATGGTAAAACGTGCATCTTTGCATAATGCCGACATCATTGAAAAACTCGACCTGCATGAACATGACTATGTGCATGTAGAAAAAGGAGGCGAAATAATTCCGAAGGTTACCGCAGTAGCCCTTAGCAAACGCAATCCTCAGGCTGCGCCTGTGCATTATATTACGCATTGTCCGGAGTGTGGCACCGAGCTCGAGCGCATTGAAAACGAAGCCAATCACTATTGCCCTAATGATAATGGATGCAAGCCCCAAATAAAAGGACGCATCGAACACTTTGCCTCGCGCAAGGCAATGAATATTGATGGCCTTGGAAGTGAAACCGTTGAACTATTAGTAGAAAAAAATTTAGTCTCCACCATTGCTGATATTTATGATTTAAAAAAAGAAGATTTGCTTGCCCTTGACAGATTTGCTGAGAAGAGTGCACAAAACCTGATTGAAGCCATTGCACAATCGCGCCAAATACCGTTTGAAAAAGTTTTGTTTGCCATTGGTATCCGCTATGTTGGTGACACTGTTGCAAAAAAAATAGCGCTATATTTTAAGAATATGAAAACACTGAGTAGTGCAACCTTTGAAGAATTGATTGCTGCACCGGAGGTAGGTGAAAAAATTGCGCAAAGTATACTGCAACATTTTTTAAACGAAAAAAACAAAACCATCATTCATCGCCTCGAAGAGGCCGGATTAAACTTTGCCATTGACGAGCAAGTGCATGCTAACCGAAGCGAAACCTTAAAAGGAATGACTATAGTAGCTACAGGTACCTTAACAAACTACAAGCGCGATGAAATTAAAGAGGCTATAGAACGCAATGGTGGCAAAGCATCGGGCAGTGTAAGCAGTAAGACCACTTTTGTTCTTGCAGGCTCCGATCCTGGTCAGAATAAAATTGATAAAGCGAATGAGTTGGGAATAAAAATTATTGATGAATCTGAATTTGAAAAAATGCTTGGCAAATAA
- the prmC gene encoding peptide chain release factor N(5)-glutamine methyltransferase, with protein MTLSEQYKECISRLSASYEKHEAESISRILFCHILKCNFSELTLALNAAYSPLLIAEVEQCMQRLLNHEPVQYVTGVVYFDNLKLYVNKHVLIPRPETEELVIKINGLLKNITQPYVIDFCTGSGCMALGIKHQLKYANVVGIDISPEAIHVALENAQLNKCQIDFFVDDIFNYGNKLKVAMQNANVFVSNPPYVTIDDKELMHKNVLDYEPHLALFDYSNDSLSFYRQLATLMKQAPKLRLAAFEINEKKGKEMLELFSNQGFENCKIEKDIVGKERFIIIQCNNELTTNF; from the coding sequence TTGACACTATCAGAACAATACAAAGAATGCATCAGCAGATTAAGCGCTAGCTATGAAAAACATGAGGCCGAGAGTATATCACGCATCTTATTTTGTCATATACTTAAATGCAATTTTTCTGAATTGACCCTTGCACTTAATGCTGCGTATTCGCCTCTTCTTATAGCTGAAGTAGAACAATGCATGCAACGGTTGCTTAATCATGAACCAGTTCAATATGTAACCGGAGTTGTATACTTTGATAATCTCAAGTTATATGTAAATAAACATGTGCTTATACCTCGGCCAGAAACCGAAGAGCTAGTAATAAAGATAAACGGCTTACTCAAAAACATAACTCAGCCTTATGTAATAGACTTTTGTACCGGCAGCGGCTGTATGGCACTTGGTATCAAACATCAACTAAAATATGCCAATGTTGTGGGCATTGATATTTCGCCAGAAGCCATACATGTTGCCTTAGAAAATGCACAATTAAATAAATGCCAGATAGATTTTTTTGTTGATGATATTTTTAATTACGGCAATAAGCTTAAGGTTGCTATGCAAAACGCAAATGTGTTTGTTAGCAATCCCCCTTATGTAACAATTGACGATAAAGAGTTGATGCATAAAAATGTTCTTGATTACGAACCCCACCTTGCCTTATTTGATTATAGCAACGATTCCTTATCCTTTTACAGGCAATTGGCAACACTAATGAAACAGGCCCCCAAGCTGCGTTTGGCGGCATTTGAGATAAACGAAAAAAAAGGAAAAGAAATGCTGGAGTTGTTTTCAAATCAAGGATTTGAAAATTGTAAAATCGAAAAGGATATTGTTGGCAAAGAGCGCTTTATTATTATTCAATGTAATAATGAATTAACAACTAATTTTTAA
- the ribD gene encoding bifunctional diaminohydroxyphosphoribosylaminopyrimidine deaminase/5-amino-6-(5-phosphoribosylamino)uracil reductase RibD: MTNHEKYMRRCLQLAKLGEGHVAPNPMVGAVLVYKDRIIGEGYHQQFGKAHAEVNCIQSVHDESLLPASTLYVSLEPCSHFAKTPPCSDLIIKNKIGHVVVGITDNSDKVNGKGIAQLRNAGVHVTKSVLERECYEINRFFFTANKLKRPYVILKWAQSADGFIAPDVRQKGKIEWISNQISQMLVHKWRASIQAIMAGTQTIIDDNPQLTTRNWHGHNPVKVIIDKNLRIPSQANVFQESGNTIVYTSMASINQPNAEMVIWERDRISIKNILDDLYNRHIHSLMVEGGAALLQSFMEDGLWDEAQVFISNKKLEQGVKAPVFEGVLQCSEMLGNDQLNCYHPTYRPIVDR, translated from the coding sequence GTGACAAATCACGAAAAATATATGAGGCGATGCCTTCAACTTGCCAAGTTGGGCGAAGGCCATGTTGCCCCCAATCCAATGGTTGGTGCAGTATTGGTTTACAAAGACCGCATTATAGGTGAGGGGTATCATCAACAATTCGGAAAGGCACATGCAGAGGTTAATTGTATACAAAGCGTGCATGATGAATCGCTATTGCCCGCATCTACTTTATATGTTTCGTTAGAGCCTTGCTCACATTTTGCAAAAACACCGCCTTGTTCCGACCTCATAATAAAAAATAAAATAGGTCATGTTGTGGTAGGTATTACCGATAATTCGGATAAGGTAAATGGAAAAGGAATTGCGCAGTTGCGCAATGCGGGAGTGCATGTTACAAAATCAGTGCTCGAGCGAGAATGCTATGAGATTAACCGATTTTTCTTTACGGCAAATAAATTGAAGCGTCCGTATGTAATTTTAAAATGGGCGCAATCTGCTGATGGATTTATTGCACCTGATGTGCGGCAAAAAGGTAAAATAGAATGGATTAGCAATCAGATTTCGCAAATGCTTGTGCATAAATGGCGGGCTTCCATACAAGCGATAATGGCAGGAACACAAACAATTATAGATGATAATCCTCAATTGACCACACGTAACTGGCATGGCCATAATCCGGTCAAGGTTATCATTGACAAAAATCTGCGCATTCCTTCTCAAGCAAATGTTTTTCAAGAATCAGGAAATACCATCGTATATACAAGCATGGCATCTATTAACCAACCAAATGCAGAAATGGTTATTTGGGAGAGAGATAGAATTTCAATTAAGAATATTTTAGACGATTTGTATAACCGCCATATTCACTCGCTTATGGTAGAGGGAGGTGCAGCACTATTACAAAGTTTTATGGAGGATGGTTTATGGGATGAGGCACAAGTTTTTATATCTAATAAAAAGTTGGAGCAAGGGGTTAAAGCTCCTGTTTTCGAAGGTGTCTTACAATGCAGCGAAATGCTGGGCAATGATCAACTAAATTGTTACCACCCTACATATAGGCCTATAGTTGATAGATAA